In Deinococcus sp. QL22, the following are encoded in one genomic region:
- the sthA gene encoding Si-specific NAD(P)(+) transhydrogenase, translating into MMQTVSPSTPVQGTPPEFTYDLLVIGSGPGGQRAAIQAAKLGKKVAVVERKSVVGGVCINTGTIPSKTFREAIMHLSGYNQRGLYGSSYSVKDDITVQDLLLRTSSVMAHELDVVRHQLHRNRVETINAEASFIGPNTVRLRDVRGQGEAWRDVTACTIVIAVGTKAARDRNIPFDGKRIIISDDILDLQNLPRTVTVIGGGVIGCEYASMFAALGVRVTLIDKRPRLLEFVDFEITDVLAYQMRQNRMTLRLGEAVKTVEQVTDHLGQRVRVTLASGKEIVSDMVLYSIGRVGATAKLNLEAAGLSADDRGRITVNAHYQTAVHHIYAVGDVIGFPSLASVSMEQGRLATCHAFGIPTQSVPELFPYGIYTIPEISTVGKNEEELTAAGVPYEIGKAQYREIARGQIIGDEQGTLKLIFHLETRELLGVHIIGTGASELIHIGQAVMAFGGTVDYFVNTVFNYPTLAECYKTAAFDGINRLGSVPALEPKLEPAAAVGEVV; encoded by the coding sequence ATGATGCAGACCGTTTCCCCGTCTACTCCGGTGCAGGGCACTCCCCCCGAATTTACCTACGACCTGTTGGTCATCGGCTCTGGCCCCGGCGGGCAGCGGGCGGCGATTCAGGCGGCCAAATTGGGCAAAAAAGTGGCTGTCGTGGAGCGCAAGTCGGTTGTAGGCGGCGTGTGCATCAACACAGGAACGATTCCCTCCAAAACCTTCAGGGAAGCGATCATGCATCTCAGCGGCTACAACCAGCGCGGCCTGTACGGATCGTCGTATTCGGTCAAAGACGATATTACCGTGCAGGATCTGCTGCTCCGAACCAGCAGCGTGATGGCGCACGAACTGGATGTGGTGCGTCACCAACTGCACCGCAACCGCGTGGAAACCATCAATGCCGAGGCGTCGTTTATCGGCCCCAACACGGTTCGCCTGCGTGATGTACGTGGTCAGGGCGAGGCCTGGCGCGACGTGACGGCCTGCACCATCGTCATTGCAGTGGGCACCAAGGCGGCACGTGACCGCAATATTCCCTTTGACGGTAAGCGCATTATCATCAGCGACGACATTCTGGATTTGCAGAATCTGCCGCGCACCGTGACCGTCATCGGCGGCGGCGTCATCGGCTGCGAGTACGCCAGCATGTTTGCCGCGCTGGGCGTGCGCGTGACCCTGATCGACAAGCGCCCGCGCCTGCTGGAATTCGTGGATTTTGAAATCACCGACGTGCTCGCCTACCAGATGCGCCAGAACCGCATGACCCTGCGTTTGGGCGAGGCCGTCAAAACGGTGGAACAGGTCACCGATCATCTGGGCCAGCGCGTGCGCGTCACGCTTGCCAGCGGCAAAGAAATCGTGAGCGATATGGTGCTGTATTCCATTGGGCGCGTCGGGGCCACCGCCAAACTGAACCTGGAGGCAGCGGGCCTGAGCGCCGATGACCGGGGCCGAATTACCGTCAACGCGCACTATCAGACGGCGGTGCATCACATCTACGCGGTGGGCGACGTGATCGGCTTTCCCAGCCTAGCCAGCGTCAGCATGGAGCAGGGGCGGCTTGCCACCTGCCATGCTTTCGGCATTCCCACCCAGAGCGTACCGGAGCTGTTCCCCTACGGCATCTACACCATTCCCGAAATCAGTACGGTGGGCAAAAACGAGGAAGAACTGACGGCAGCGGGCGTGCCTTACGAAATCGGCAAAGCCCAATACCGTGAAATTGCACGCGGCCAGATTATTGGCGACGAACAGGGAACCCTCAAGCTGATCTTCCACCTTGAAACCCGTGAACTGTTGGGCGTGCATATCATCGGCACTGGGGCCAGCGAACTGATTCATATCGGTCAGGCGGTCATGGCCTTTGGCGGAACCGTGGATTACTTCGTCAACACCGTGTTTAACTATCCGACTCTGGCCGAGTGCTACAAAACGGCAGCCTTCGACGGCATCAACAGGCTGGGAAGCGTGCCCGCGCTAGAGCCGAAGCTGGAACCTGCGGCGGCAGTGGGCGAAGTCGTTTAG
- a CDS encoding 50S ribosomal protein L25/general stress protein Ctc, translating to MELNAQPRIPQEKLAEGLIPAVAYNKGNNVSFALDLKAFDRAFRKQGTTGIFDITVEGGQPFPALVKAVQMDKRRRVPIHVDFYMVTYGEPVAVSVPVHTKGKSQGEVMGGLVDIVVHNLAIIAPGPRRIPQEISVDVSKLNIGDHITAGQLKLPEGVKLGIDEDTVVISLLAPRMSADELAAETQAVQVAGMVAAGELSEEAAAAVLEGDASLEEVKAEAAAEATEEGSEA from the coding sequence ATGGAACTAAACGCCCAACCCCGCATTCCTCAGGAAAAACTGGCCGAAGGCTTGATCCCCGCCGTCGCCTACAACAAGGGCAACAACGTCAGCTTTGCCCTCGATTTGAAGGCCTTTGACCGTGCATTCCGCAAGCAGGGTACGACGGGCATCTTCGACATCACCGTCGAGGGTGGTCAGCCTTTCCCCGCACTGGTGAAAGCCGTGCAGATGGACAAGCGCCGCCGCGTGCCTATTCACGTCGACTTTTACATGGTCACCTACGGCGAGCCTGTGGCCGTCAGCGTGCCCGTGCACACCAAAGGCAAGAGCCAGGGCGAAGTCATGGGCGGTCTCGTGGACATCGTTGTTCACAACCTCGCCATCATTGCCCCTGGCCCCCGCCGCATTCCCCAGGAAATCTCGGTTGACGTGAGCAAGCTGAATATCGGTGACCACATCACCGCCGGACAGCTGAAACTCCCCGAAGGCGTGAAGCTGGGCATTGATGAAGACACTGTCGTCATCAGCCTGCTGGCTCCCCGTATGAGCGCCGACGAACTGGCTGCCGAAACGCAGGCCGTTCAGGTCGCGGGCATGGTCGCTGCGGGCGAACTGTCCGAAGAAGCCGCCGCTGCCGTGCTGGAAGGCGACGCGAGCCTCGAAGAGGTCAAGGCCGAAGCCGCCGCCGAAGCCACGGAAGAGGGCAGCGAAGCGTAA
- the sufD gene encoding Fe-S cluster assembly protein SufD, with product MTQTPFTTELLAAGGPDWLTNKRRESLELFNTLEVPHEGVEAWKYTQVSVDFNELRPHGKREVVADIASLPASVQERLNGTDVGAFLVLDGPDVVYRTELPAELTAKGVIFTDLKTAVEQHADKVQQYLYSVVPAEVPDDTTIAAPGTTPSKSPDPSEGKFSALAAALWTNGAFVYVPRGVEVELPLGSFRVMSEAGTYTATRTLVVAEANSSVTFIDEQDSEDLPGTYAIGAVELVVQDGARLRYVSIQNWGKGVTHIQRQRGDVGKDATLNSLVVTMGGTLSRTEMQTYLRGQGSDSEMLALYFANDDQHFDHYTLQHHAAANAHSDLLYKGVGDDSSVGVFSGMIKVDLHAQKTDAYQKHRTLMLSSDARNYSVPQLEINANDVRCSHGSTTGPVDQEQLFFLKSRGIREEQAEKMLVTAFLEDVLTRVPLKSVVAYIEGIIAKKVGAA from the coding sequence ATGACCCAAACTCCCTTTACCACCGAACTGCTTGCGGCGGGCGGCCCCGATTGGCTGACCAACAAGCGCCGCGAAAGCTTAGAGCTGTTTAATACGCTGGAAGTGCCGCATGAAGGCGTGGAAGCCTGGAAGTACACGCAGGTCAGCGTGGATTTCAACGAGTTGCGGCCTCACGGAAAGCGCGAGGTCGTGGCCGATATTGCGTCCTTGCCTGCCAGTGTGCAGGAGCGCCTGAACGGCACCGATGTGGGTGCATTCCTTGTGCTGGACGGCCCGGATGTGGTCTACCGCACCGAGTTGCCCGCCGAATTGACGGCCAAAGGGGTGATCTTCACCGATCTGAAGACCGCCGTGGAGCAGCACGCCGACAAGGTGCAGCAGTACCTCTACAGCGTGGTTCCCGCCGAAGTGCCCGACGACACCACCATCGCCGCCCCCGGCACCACGCCCAGCAAGTCGCCCGACCCCTCTGAGGGCAAATTCAGTGCGTTGGCGGCGGCCCTGTGGACAAACGGCGCGTTCGTGTACGTGCCACGCGGCGTGGAAGTGGAATTGCCGCTGGGATCGTTCCGCGTGATGAGCGAGGCCGGAACCTACACGGCCACACGTACCCTTGTGGTGGCCGAAGCCAACAGCAGCGTGACCTTTATTGACGAGCAGGACAGCGAAGACCTGCCCGGTACCTACGCGATTGGCGCGGTGGAACTCGTCGTGCAGGACGGCGCACGCCTCCGCTACGTGTCTATCCAGAACTGGGGCAAAGGCGTGACCCATATCCAGCGTCAGCGCGGCGACGTGGGCAAAGACGCCACCCTGAACAGCCTGGTGGTCACGATGGGCGGCACCCTGAGCCGCACCGAGATGCAGACCTACCTGCGCGGCCAGGGCAGCGATTCCGAGATGCTGGCACTGTACTTTGCCAACGACGACCAGCATTTTGACCACTACACCTTGCAGCACCACGCCGCCGCCAACGCGCACAGCGACCTGCTATACAAGGGCGTGGGCGACGATTCCTCGGTGGGTGTCTTTTCCGGCATGATCAAGGTAGACCTGCACGCGCAAAAAACCGACGCCTACCAGAAGCACCGCACCCTGATGCTGTCCAGCGACGCCCGCAATTACAGCGTGCCGCAACTGGAAATCAACGCCAACGATGTGCGCTGCTCTCACGGCAGCACCACCGGGCCAGTGGATCAGGAGCAGCTCTTCTTTCTGAAATCTCGCGGGATTCGGGAGGAACAGGCTGAGAAGATGTTGGTCACGGCTTTCCTTGAAGACGTGTTGACCCGCGTGCCTTTGAAGAGCGTGGTGGCCTACATCGAAGGCATTATTGCCAAGAAAGTCGGCGCAGCCTAA
- a CDS encoding VOC family protein: MKLNHINLGVTDVPVAVEIFERYFGLKQSDGMPRNDNMTFLRDDDGSLISVFKSKDVSYPKVFHIGFLQDTPEQVRAIHAELTAGGYQIPGPSENHGRLTFYFNTPFGVIVEVESFFA; this comes from the coding sequence TTGAAACTCAACCACATCAACTTGGGCGTCACAGATGTTCCCGTCGCCGTAGAAATCTTTGAGCGTTATTTCGGCCTCAAGCAGTCGGACGGGATGCCCCGCAACGACAACATGACTTTTCTGCGCGACGACGACGGTTCTCTGATCTCGGTCTTCAAAAGCAAAGACGTGTCGTATCCCAAAGTCTTCCATATCGGCTTTTTGCAGGACACGCCGGAGCAGGTGCGGGCCATTCACGCCGAACTGACGGCAGGCGGCTACCAGATTCCCGGCCCCAGCGAGAATCACGGACGCCTGACCTTCTATTTCAATACACCGTTCGGCGTCATCGTCGAAGTCGAATCGTTCTTCGCATAA
- a CDS encoding DUF4142 domain-containing protein, which translates to MKKRSLLAVTACLALCVPASLAGGAQNSPMAAISTAQVSNDTDVLFMEVMTMSNLTEIQTSRLALQRSSNAEVRAFAQEMIVEHTKAQAELNAIAQAKGIRLADKPGADQRLQYNKLTTLSGAAFDAEYKKVQIDGHTMTLKLIQTYRTVTKDAQAAAYAAKTQPVVAKHLEHAKMLPGS; encoded by the coding sequence ATGAAAAAACGTTCCTTGCTTGCCGTGACTGCCTGCCTCGCCCTCTGCGTTCCCGCTTCTTTGGCAGGCGGCGCACAAAACAGCCCAATGGCGGCCATAAGTACAGCCCAGGTCTCCAACGACACGGATGTGCTGTTCATGGAAGTCATGACCATGAGCAACCTCACCGAGATTCAAACCTCGCGTTTAGCTTTACAAAGAAGTAGCAATGCAGAAGTGCGGGCCTTTGCCCAAGAGATGATTGTGGAACACACCAAAGCGCAGGCTGAACTTAATGCCATTGCACAGGCCAAAGGCATCAGGTTGGCCGACAAACCCGGTGCAGACCAGCGCCTTCAGTACAACAAGCTCACTACTCTATCGGGTGCGGCCTTTGATGCCGAATACAAGAAAGTACAAATAGATGGTCACACGATGACCCTCAAGTTGATTCAAACCTACCGCACAGTCACCAAGGACGCACAGGCGGCAGCTTACGCGGCCAAAACCCAACCTGTGGTCGCCAAGCATTTGGAACACGCCAAGATGCTTCCCGGTTCCTAG
- a CDS encoding putative quinol monooxygenase, translating into MILTHGRLTFSAAHHDTARQMLQGLAAQTRTEPGCVLYLVSENLEVPGQFFITEQWESMTDMQTHLALPGVGEAVAAVQGMGVNDLSITAWEAGTETQIM; encoded by the coding sequence ATGATTCTTACGCATGGCCGTCTGACTTTTTCCGCCGCCCACCACGATACGGCCCGCCAGATGTTGCAGGGCTTGGCGGCCCAAACCCGCACCGAGCCGGGGTGTGTGCTGTATCTGGTGTCCGAGAATCTGGAAGTGCCGGGGCAGTTCTTCATCACCGAGCAGTGGGAAAGCATGACAGATATGCAGACGCATTTGGCCTTGCCGGGCGTGGGAGAGGCGGTGGCCGCCGTGCAGGGCATGGGCGTGAACGACCTAAGCATCACGGCCTGGGAAGCGGGCACAGAAACGCAGATCATGTGA